The Dehalococcoidales bacterium region AAGTGAATCCGGCCCCGGCTCCTTATTTATGCCATTAGGGCTGGCACTGGTAATCGGACTCTTTGTTGGCTTTGGAGCACAACGAACACGTTATTGCTCAGTTGGAGCATGGCGGGATGTTATTCTGGTTAAAGATTTCCATCTGGTAAGCGGAATAATTGCATTTTTCGTAGCGGCACTTGTTACAAACTATATAGTTGGTAATTTTGGTGCGAGCGGTATTTACCATTGGGGGTTTGAAAACCAGCCGATTTCTCACACTGACCACCTCTGGAACTTCTTAGGTATGGGGCTTGTAGGTGTGGCCGCTACACAAATGGGTGGTTGCCCGCTCAGAAACCTTGTACTTTCCGGAGAAGGTGATACGGACGCCGGTATAACGGTACTTGGATATATTTTCGGTGCGGCGATTGCCCACAACTTTGCCATTGCAGCCAGCGCTTCCGGCGTAAACACCTGGAGTATTGCCGCTGTTGCCATTGGATGGGTATTCAGCATCACAATTGGTTTTACAATGCGAAAAGTTTAAATAAAAGGAGCCAAAAATAAAATGGTCGAAGTTGATGTGAGAGGCTATTCCTGCCCTGTTCCGGTGGTAAAAACTAAAAAAGCAATGGAAGCTAACCCCGGTAAGGTATTAAAAGTGCTTGCAGATACACAAGCCGCCGCTCAGAACGTAGCCCGCCTTGGCAAAAACAGCGGGTTTGAGGTTGAGACATCCGAGGGAGACGGATATTTTACTCTGATTTTGAAGCCCGTATCTTCTAAAGCATAAACAGAGAAAAGATACTTACGGTTTTAAAGTACCGCCTTCCTTAGGGAAAAATTCTGCCCTCCTAAGCGCAGATGAAAGAGCGCATAAGGCGTGCCCAAGATTACACTCGGGCACGCCTTAGTTTATTTTTGACGTGCATTTCTTGAAACCAACGGCCAGTGTTGCGGGGGCGGTTTTTCGGCAGGGGATGACGCCCTCTTTGAGGATTCTCCCTTATTTATATCCCTGAGGGGCCGGGCCGCATAGCCCGCAAATAACCTCAGGGAAGACATGTTTTACTGCCGTCTTCCCTGGAAAAATAATTTCTTTAACATCTTCAACTTTTTTGACAAACCCTGTCACACAACTCCTGTATAATTTCAAATATTGCAGAGGCTTACTGCCTTTGCCACTTCTGCTCTTCCTCTATTATTTTTTACACCCGGCAACAAACCGGATCTCAAACTACTAATTTCATGCAAACGCAGCAGGGCTGATTAATTTTCAATGACATATAAAAGGAGAGTTCTATGTTAAGAGGCACGGTTGAACCGGCAATGGAAAGCGTTTTAGAAGATGGAAACGAAACGGGATTTTTAGGCAGCATTTTCGAACGTATGGAAAAAAGAGCCAAGGGCATTGTTGACGGATTCCTTGACGACGATAACAGGGCACAGGAGGCGATTGTATTCCCCCGTTATTACGGAGAGCTCCTGGCGTGGGCTGTTGATTCTGTCCTTAAATTAAAGGGGGCGGAAATCAAAAGAGTGATTGGCTATTTTTCCACAGAGCCGATTTATACAGAGGTAAATACAGATTACACCGAAAAGCAAAACATCCTTGCAGATGGCAGAATTCTTGCTGAGATTGACAGGGTTAAAATCGTGCTGTCAGTTAGCATAGATTATAGCGGCCTGAATGTTGCGACACTGGAAAGCACGAAGGAAAATGAAGCCGTGATTACCAGGCTGGCAGAAGAAATTGAAGAATATGCCAAAAATAATAACTTTTACCGCGGGAAAAGGCTTGAATTACGAAGCGGTATTAAGATGGTATGCCTGAAAGAAAAGCCTTGGGATGATGTTGT contains the following coding sequences:
- a CDS encoding sulfurtransferase TusA family protein, which translates into the protein MVEVDVRGYSCPVPVVKTKKAMEANPGKVLKVLADTQAAAQNVARLGKNSGFEVETSEGDGYFTLILKPVSSKA